The Candidatus Desulfofervidus auxilii DNA segment TGGTGGGAAATCTCCTTACATCTATAACACATTTTATTCCATAAATTTCCAATATTTCTAAAAATTCCTCTATAGAACGAACACTAGAACCAATAGTATAAATAACCATCTTGCCTTTTCCCTTTAACTATTGTAGAAGATTTAAGCATGGCTTATCAAGATTTGCAGTCATTTTTAAAAGATTTAGAAAAAGCTGATGAACTCTTGCGGATAAAAGAACCCATCAGCCCTTATCTTGAAATTACGGAATTCACAGATAGAATAAGCAAACAGCATGGGCCTGCCTTACTTTTTGAAAACGTAGTAGGCTATAAGACTCCTGTTTTGACCAATGCCTTTGGTTCTTTTAAGCGGATAACTATGGCTTTGGGTGTAAACTCTTTAGAAACATTGGGACAACAGATTTTGGATTTCTTACAAGTAGAGGCTCCAGATAGCCTGATAAAGAAATTAAGGCTTCTTCCTAAATTAAAGCGTCTAAGTAATATCTTCCCCAAATTGGTAAAAACCGCCCCTTGCCAGGAAGTGGTATTAAAAGATGAGGAAGTGGATTTAAACAAATTTCCTATTTTGCACTGTTGGCCTTTAGATGGAGGAAGATTTATCACTTTACCCCTAGTTATTACCAAACACCCTATTACCAAAGTGCGTAATGTAGGTATGTATCGGATGCAGGTCTATGATAAAAAGACTACCGGAATGCACTGGCATCCTCAAAAAGGAGGGGCTCAACACTATCGAGTGGCCGAGGAACTGGGACAGCGTTTAGAAGTAGCGGTAGCTATAGGGCCTGAGCCGGCCATGACCTATGCAGCTACTGCACCTTTACCTGAAGACACAGACGAGGTGCTTTTAGCTGGATTTTTAAAAAATGAGCCAGTAGAAATGGTTAAGTGTCTGACTATTGATCAAGAAGTACCGGCAAATTCCCAAATTGTCCTTGAAGGTTATGTAGAGCCAGGTGAGAGGCGTAAAGAAGGTCCATTTGGTGACCATACGGGTTATTACTCCTTGCCTGATGATTATCCTGTATTTCACATTACCTGTATTACCCATAGAAAGGATTTTATCTATCCTGCTACTATTGTGGGCCGTCCACCACAGGAAGATTGTTATCTAGCTAAGGCTACGGAAAGGCTATTTTTGCCCTTGATAAAAAAGCAGTTACCTGAAATTGTGGATATAAACCTGCCTATAGAAGGTGTATTTCACAACTTAGCCTTTATCTCCATTGATAAACGCTACCCTGGGCATGCTAAAAAAGTCATGTATGCCATCTGGGGATTGGGGCAGATGGCTTTTACAAAAATTGTGGTTGTTTTTGACAAAGATGTTAATGTCCAAGATACCTCTGAAGTAATTTGGCGTTTGGGAAACAACATTGACCCTAAAAGAGACATAGTATTTGTAGAAGGTCCAGTGGATGTCCTCGACCATGCCTCGCCTTTACCTATGTTGGGTAGCAAGATGGGCATAGATGCCACCCGCAAGTGGCCAGAAGAGGGTTTTACTAGAGAATGGCCACCAGTAATAGAAATGACACCTGAAGTAAAGGAAAAAATAGATAAATTATGGGAAAAGCTTGGGATTAAGATTGAGGAATAAGCATTTATACAGTAGCTTTTACCATTAAAGGTTGCCTTTTTAATTTATAATCAACATCATTGAGTGGCAAATGGCCAGCCATTTGGGGATGATAAGAGTTTGGCCAAGTATTACATAGTTTATCAAGAGTTCTAGAAATCTTGACAGTAAAGCAGTTAGCGGGCTATCTCCAGATGCTTGTCTGCCGACAGGCGGATTTGGGGAAAACCTACATTCCCCAAAATTTAGAAGTCATCAATGTATTTAGACCGAAAAGTTCTCAGGAGAGAGGGAAAAATGAAAAAATTTGTTTATTAGCCTGGGTTGTTATCTTAATTTGGCATAGACCTAACCTAAATTAAAAGATGATACTAGGCATCAGTGTGTTTAAGTCTTTATGGCCTTTTGGTATAAAGAGAGCCATTTATATACCCAGATCAAGCTTATAAAAAATAAAAAGGGGATAGGAATTCCTATCCCCTTTTAAACCCTTATTAAGCTTATTACTACCTTTTAACCTTTCTCTTTGCAGATTCAAAAAGTAGTTTTTTTTGAGACACAGGGTGAGGGATAAGCCTTTTATAAATCGATTTTTGTTCTTTCTTCAATAACTCACGCGCCATATCAACACACCCTGCCTCAGCATAAGTAATTGCCATGAAAAGATTGTCTATTT contains these protein-coding regions:
- a CDS encoding menaquinone biosynthesis decarboxylase, which translates into the protein MAYQDLQSFLKDLEKADELLRIKEPISPYLEITEFTDRISKQHGPALLFENVVGYKTPVLTNAFGSFKRITMALGVNSLETLGQQILDFLQVEAPDSLIKKLRLLPKLKRLSNIFPKLVKTAPCQEVVLKDEEVDLNKFPILHCWPLDGGRFITLPLVITKHPITKVRNVGMYRMQVYDKKTTGMHWHPQKGGAQHYRVAEELGQRLEVAVAIGPEPAMTYAATAPLPEDTDEVLLAGFLKNEPVEMVKCLTIDQEVPANSQIVLEGYVEPGERRKEGPFGDHTGYYSLPDDYPVFHITCITHRKDFIYPATIVGRPPQEDCYLAKATERLFLPLIKKQLPEIVDINLPIEGVFHNLAFISIDKRYPGHAKKVMYAIWGLGQMAFTKIVVVFDKDVNVQDTSEVIWRLGNNIDPKRDIVFVEGPVDVLDHASPLPMLGSKMGIDATRKWPEEGFTREWPPVIEMTPEVKEKIDKLWEKLGIKIEE